Below is a window of Betaproteobacteria bacterium DNA.
TCGATGATCGATCCGTACCGGGCGTTCATCGTGGAGACGTTGACGAAGTACCCGAGCCTTCGCGCCTCGCGACTCTACGCCATGGTGAGGGCGCGCGGATATCCCGGAGCAGCGGATCACTTCCGAGCGCTGGTGGCGAGCCTTCGGCCGCGACCGGCCCCCGAGGCGTACCTGCGGCTACGCACCTTGCCCGGCGAGTAATGGGAAGCTTCCCATTACTCGCCGGCGGCGAACTCAAGGGTGAGGAACGCTTTTGGGGAGCGTGGGCGGATGCGCTGCACGTAGTCTTTGACGATCGTGAGGCCTCCGCCATAGCCTGCCTCGCGCAGG
It encodes the following:
- a CDS encoding transposase; this encodes MIPRALEAEIVRLYHAEGWPIGTIARQLRVHHATVRRALRSAGVEVAPKIVRSSMIDPYRAFIVETLTKYPSLRASRLYAMVRARGYPGAADHFRALVASLRPRPAPEAYLRLRTLPGE